The Branchiostoma floridae strain S238N-H82 chromosome 12, Bfl_VNyyK, whole genome shotgun sequence genome segment CCCCAAAATACGTGGTGGACAAGGAATATGGAGAATACAATTGGGGCTCTTATGGCACGTAAATCTCTCACATAATATTAGCTATAATGTTACCTCTTACAACGACTTGACATTGTACGCTATATGTTGATATTCCCCACTATCTATGTATAAACCATCGATTAATAGCCACAAATCTGTTAGCGCAATGGAGATTTTTGGCAACCCTACAATGCATGTCGAATATGCTAGCTTAGCACAATCCAATCTGTCAAACACGTTTCTCTTATCGTAGAAAACGCGTGAAACTTATTGGCACGTAGAATGGGGACCTAGAAGGATATATAACCAAttcctttgaattttttttttgcaggcaAAACAATTGTCCACGAGTGGGCCCACCTCCGCTGGGGTCTATTTGATGAGTACGGGTTCGACGATCCGCTGGGAGGGTCCTACCCACACTTCTATGTCTCCACCTCCATGGGGATACAGCCGGTCCGGTGTTCAGCCTACACCGCCGGGGCGTCCCAACATGCCGTCACCGGAAACCGCTGCCAGGTGGACCCGGCTACCGGACTTCCGGAGGACGACTGTCGCTTTTATCCGCATTTCAGTGAAAACCGCGCGACCGGGTCCTACATGTTCATGCAGTTCTTAGCAACTGTGAGTCACAAGTGGACCGAAAGCCACACTATTTAAACTTCGGGAGAATGCGATTTGGAGTAATCTTAGAAGATGTATGCGTGCAGATAAAGGGCGTTATAAATTTTGTGACATTTCACAAACTCTTTTCTAATCAAATTTATACCAAAAACACAAAGGTGAATTTtcaaacgttaacgttactattCTTTTGCACTTTAACCTTTATGGAATCATTACTACCACCACAGATGGCTCTTTTCAAGACTAATGGATTCTTCAAAGAAGGGTTCACCCAACAATAAGATCGTCAAAAAGAGTTTGGAATTGAGAATcaaatgttatgtttgtagtgTAGACGGTGACTAGTTTCTACCGTACGCCGGGTGTGTTATGTTTGTAGGTGACCGTTTTTTACCACAGTGTCCcggatgtgttttgtttgtaggTGACGGTTTTTACCACAGTGTCCCGGATGTGTTATGTTTGTAGGTGACCGGTTTCTGCCACAGTGACCCGGATGTGTTATGTTTGTAGGTGACCGGTTTCTGCTACAGTGACCCGGATGTGTTATGTTTGTGGGAGACCGGTTTCTGCCTCATTGACCCGGATGTGTTAGGTTTGTAGGTGACCGGGTTCTGCTACAGTGACCCGGATGTGTTATGTTTGTAGGTGACCGGTTTCTGTCACAGTGACCcgaatgtgttttgtttgtaggTGACCAGTTTTTGCCACAGTGACCCGGAAGGAGATCCACTGTCCTACCACAACCGGGAGGCGCCCAACAAACACAACTCTGTGTGCGGAGGCCAGAGCGCCTGGGACGTCATGAACAAGCACGAGGACTTCGCCGGCGGTGCCAATCCCCCTCGAGCAGTCAACTCTACGGACCCCAACTTCATCCTGCTGCAGAAGAGCGACTTCTTCAGGATAGTCCTGGTGTTGGACGTGTCGGGAAGCATGGATGTAATTATTCACAGATAAACTTAAATCGCTTGGCAAGCTATAAAAAGTATCTTAAATCTTTGGTTGCACCATTTGCTCATGATGTATTAAAAATGATTATGACTTTGAGGTAAGCACATCGTGTTAAAAAGGTTTTTTGTCAAATTACAATGCTAATTATATGTACGGAAGTCGTTTAGTCTCATAAATCATAATTTATCACCCATTTGAGCAAACCACATATTTCAAATATCCTTATAAAACAAAGCTAATTGTAGAATTTCATAATTCAATAGTGTGACCGGATTGGCTTGtggatgttaaaaaaaacagatcgACAATTCATATGGTCAGATTAGATCGTGCACAGCGTAAATCATCATTGTTATTAGCCTAAACATTGTCCCCTCTCTTTCGCAGGGGGAGCCGATCCTCCTGCTGAGTCAGGTTGCGACCAGGTTCATCCGCAACACAGTGTCATTCGGTTCCTCGGTGGGTGTGGTCACCTTTTCCAGCACAGCTTCAATAAGACATCCGGTAGTGAGGTACGATCTGACAGCTTATATCTACAGTAGCTGGTTCATACGTTTGCATTGCATTCTTTATCATGACATAGGTATGGTGCTAGTCATCATAGAAGTGATATCATAATTATCAGTTCTCCATTTAAAGCACTAATTATAGTAAAACAGACTATATACATACAGCGTTTAAGAAAATAGAGAAGCTATATACAGAGGCGTCTCATCGTCGATGTAAAATCCTGTCTCTGTTTTTCAGTGTCAACTCTGATGCTGTCCGCAATGACTTGATTGCCGCAATTCCGACAAGCGCAAGGGGTGGCACGTGCATCGGGTGTGGTCTTCGCAAAGGCATCGAGGTAAGAGTTGAAAACTGTATCATACGCCAAGAATTGTTAAAGTAAAGGACAAAGATGGATACAAGTAATCTCACAAATATCCGTATGACTAAATGCAttgattttttcaaaacttgtagGAGCTGTAAGTCTTAAAGCACAAAATATTTCTGTTTGAAATatataccatacatgtatatagatacataaaatAAATGTACTCGCCTAATATAAATTAATTAAGAAACAGAatatgtttccaaaatcatatacagttgttTGGGTACCTGgaatgatatttggtgtatcttactacctagatgtctaaccttcatcgacgtattagATGAACCCTTGCAAAGTTTAGGTTCGTATGTTATAAGAACGTCTGATTTCAGGCATTGGAGGCCACAGGACCGCCGCAAGGAGGCGTCATTCTCCTTATTACTGATGGAGAGGAAACCGATTCCCCACATATCAGTGACGTGATACCAGAGCTTCTGAGAAAGGAAATCATCGTCGACACGGTCGCTATCAGTCAAAACGCCGACGCCAAACTGGAGAGCCTGGCCGAGGAGACAGGGGGCCTGTCGTTCTTCTCCGGGAATGGCGACTCCATAGCCCTGGACAACGCTTTCACTGCAACGTTTGAAGAAACTGGTGAAAGCACAGGAGTCAATGTGAGTACTGAAGGGTTAACCACCCACCATTATCACATGTAACTGACTTCACGTGTCCAAATCGAAGTAATTTGACATTGGGACAAGATGATTGTTGAGGCAAAGACTTCCGAAACTACGTGGCACTGCTTTATATTGCGTTTGATCTTTTACTGCATTGTCTTTTTTACTATATACCGTACAATGGTTTATagatcataatgtacattgtcaATAGATATCATATTCACAGCTGCAATTCAACATGATTCTACAGCTCCTAAGCGAAGAGCAGACCATCAGTGGGCGACAGACCTACGCCAACCACTTGTACGTGGACAATAGTGTAGGAGAGAACACCACGTTTTCCTTCTCCTGGCTCGACGGACTCCGTCCTACGGTCAGGATGGTGACGCCGCTGGATCTTGTCATCACCGAAGGGCACTCGATGTATGACGTCACATCGGACACCATCACAATTGAGATACCGGCTACCGCAACGGTATGTAGAAATCTCGAACTCCAGTCCACACGAAAGCAGTGACTGTTATGGCTTGGCGATTGATTGCATTGGATTTCTTCTTCAAGAATTGTACCAATACACAGGACTACTAAGTAAATCATTAACAGTATTTAATGGTTTACCAAGTGGATGATATGAGTTAACCTTCACCAAAGTGGAATTTCCTTCACAATTGTCTGACATATTGTCAAGGTTTGTCCCTTTTGGGGTGGTAACTTGTATCAAAATCGTCACTTTGCACCAATTGAATTGTGGCTTTACCCTCTTGTTTGTGAATATCATCATTATATTCATACTCACTTGCTGGTCTTGTTGTTTACGTCCAGCCAGGAAAATGGACCTACAACATCACCAACAATGGCCCCGATAACCAGGATATCACCATCATTGCCACCTCAAACCCCGTTAAGGACAATGAACCCATCAAGGTGACGGCACAGGTCAGTACTGTGTCCCTGGACTACTCCTCTTCTCAGCTCGCAGCGCAGAAGATCTACGCTCCGGTACGGAGGGGTTATCTGCCTGTCATTGGAGCTGTCGTGAAGGTCCTCATCACGAAACCCCCCGATGGTCAGGTGGAGGAGATAACTCTCCTGGATAACGGCGCAGGTAAGCACGCTTTGAAATACCTCTCAATTTGCAAATTGACTTGAATTTTATAGATTTCTTAATC includes the following:
- the LOC118426935 gene encoding calcium-activated chloride channel regulator 1-like codes for the protein MAGKHCLLLLALVWCSHAVFNRPYEIKLQNNEYTDVLVAIHKDIPEDPRIIDRLKEIFTEASQHLYVATNNRTYIKEVKILIPNTWSKTSEYLPAGTETFERANIRVDVPNPLYEDNPYVQQKGGCGEAGDYMHLTPKYVVDKEYGEYNWGSYGKTIVHEWAHLRWGLFDEYGFDDPLGGSYPHFYVSTSMGIQPVRCSAYTAGASQHAVTGNRCQVDPATGLPEDDCRFYPHFSENRATGSYMFMQFLATVTSFCHSDPEGDPLSYHNREAPNKHNSVCGGQSAWDVMNKHEDFAGGANPPRAVNSTDPNFILLQKSDFFRIVLVLDVSGSMDGEPILLLSQVATRFIRNTVSFGSSVGVVTFSSTASIRHPVVSVNSDAVRNDLIAAIPTSARGGTCIGCGLRKGIEALEATGPPQGGVILLITDGEETDSPHISDVIPELLRKEIIVDTVAISQNADAKLESLAEETGGLSFFSGNGDSIALDNAFTATFEETGESTGVNLLSEEQTISGRQTYANHLYVDNSVGENTTFSFSWLDGLRPTVRMVTPLDLVITEGHSMYDVTSDTITIEIPATATPGKWTYNITNNGPDNQDITIIATSNPVKDNEPIKVTAQVSTVSLDYSSSQLAAQKIYAPVRRGYLPVIGAVVKVLITKPPDGQVEEITLLDNGAGADAVKNDGIYSRYFFNFTADGRYGVSVMADNTKGEAEYIVINRARSNGALPMNPGTGYINGGNVHREPLEQFQRMTTGGVFEVQGVPSGGVNTDMLPPSRVDDLKVMEVSYASSSVMLSWTALGDDFDQGGPAHYFEVRYGRHFGQLADNFHGSASINHSQVLQGSLTSPPEPGSAQTIVILVPDRGDNVTFVFAVRMCDEADNCGDPSNIVSANLEYIPEPEIFTEASRDLYVATNNRTFFKEVKILIPNTWTKKPEYLPAGTKTFERANVR